The sequence ATTCAGCACAGTTGCAAGACTTAAATAAACTTACAAGAGGACAAATTTCCGGTTTACAAACCGGGCAATATCAAAGAGAATTATCCGCTATGCAGGAGAAAATTGCTCAGGTACAAACACAATTGTCTCTAGCTCAAAAAGATTTTGACAGAGCAGCAACTCTTTACAATCAAGGGGTAATTCCAAAAGCAGAATATGATAAGTTTTTCTACAATCTTCAAGGACTTAAAAACCAGATTGCAGGAATAAGAGAACAACAAATTGCCCAATGGCAAACGCAGAAAAGAGAAGTAGAAAGGCAAATCCGTTCTTTAGGTTCAGAAGTGCAACGTATTAATCAGGAGCAAAAAAACTATATCATCACAGCACCTATTTCTGGTAGGCTTGTTAATTTCTCCGGAATACAGAAAAATAATTTTCTAACGCAAGGACAAGACATAGGAGAAATTTCACCGGAAGTTTCACTGGTTGCAGAATGTTTGGTTTCCCCAAAAGATATAGGTTTTATTCATACAGGTCAGACCGTAAAATACCAGATCGATACTTATAATTACAATCAATGGGGCTTATTGGAAGGCAGGGTTTCTGAAATTGATCAGAATATTAAAATTAACGAACAAACCGGAGAAGCTTTCTTTAGGGTTCTCTGCCAAATGGATAAAAACTATTTACAATTGAAAAACGGCTACAAAGGACAAATTGATAAAGGAATGACCTTTACAGCACGCTTTCATCTAATTGACCGCACATTATGGCAGTTATTATTTGACCGTGTTGACGATTGGTTCAACCCTAAACTAAAATAAGCCTTTATGTAAAATACCATGAAAACTTTTACTATAATTTTAAAGTTTTAACGCACAAATGAAAAAAAATATATTGATTCGCCAACATGACATCAAAGACTGTGGTGCTGCTTGTCTTGCTTCCGTTGCCATCCATTACGGATTAAAAATGCCTATCGCCAAGATCAGGCAGATCTGCCATACTGATACAAGGGGAACGAATGTTTTAGGTTTAATACAGGGGTTGGAGCAAATGGGTTTCAATGCAAAAGGGGTAAAAGGAGGTATTGATGCTTTGCCGGAACTTCCATTGCCAGCTATTGCTCATGTTGTTGTTAACGGGCAAATGCATCATTATGTGGTCGTTTACAAAGTTGCAAAAGACAAAATTACAGTGATGGATCCCGCAAGAGGAAAATTGGAGGATTATAAAATAGAAGAGTTTTCAAAAATATGGACAGGAGTTCTTATCCTATTAGAACCTAATGAATATTTTGAACAAAGAAATGAAAAAACAAGCCTCTACAAAAGATTCTGGAACTTAGTCCAACCTCACAAAAGTATTTTAATCCAAGCTTTATTAGGCGCATTAGTATATACTATTTTAGGATTATCAACCTCTATTTATATTGAAAAAATAACAGATTATGTTCTGATAGACGGAAATAAACGACTTTTAAATCTACTTTCTGTAGGAATGATTGTAATACTATTGTTTCAAATTTTTATTGGAGCTATGAAAAGTATTTTAGTATTACAGACAGGACAAAAGATGGACAAACACCTTATTCTCGGTTATTACAAACATTTACTAAAACTTCCGCAGCGTTTTTTTGATACTATGAAAGTTGGAGAAATTATCTCAAGGGTAAATGATGCTGTGAAAATAAGGACTTTTATTAATGATGTTTCCATACAGATTTTTGTAAATATTTTTATTATTATTTTTTCATTTGCTTTAATGTTCACTTATTATTGGAAGCTGGCATTAATTACAGCATTGGTGATACCTTTTTATTTTTTAGTGTATTGGATTACCAATAAATTAAATAAAAAAGCAGAAAGGCAATTAATGGAAGAAAGTGCCGAATTGGAATCTCATTTGGTTGAATCAATAACATCTGTAAAAACCATTAAGCAATTTGGAGTAGAAACTTTTGCTAATAATAAAACGGATAATACTTTTTCAAAATTATTAAAAACAATTTATGCTTCGGTAATGAATGCTTTGTTTTCAGGAAATTCATCAGAGTTTTTATCCCGAATATTTACCATTGTATTACTTTGGGCAGGTTCAGGTTATGTTATTGATAGAGTTATCACGCCTGGAGAATTGCTGTCTTTTTATGCTTTAATCGGATATTTTACAAGTCCTGTGTCACAACTAATAGGAATGAATAAAACTATTCAAAATGCTTTGATTGCCGCTGACCGCCTTTTTGAAATCATGGATTTGGAACGTGAAGAGAATACTGAAAAAATAGATATTACAAGTGAAAATATTGGAGATATTCAATTTAAAGATGTTAGTTTTAGCTATGGTAGTAGAACAGAAGTTTTTACAAATTTTAATTCTCTTATAAAAAAAGGAGAAACAACAGCTATTGTTGGAGAAAGTGGTAGTGGTAAAACAACTTTAGCTTCTCTAATTCAAAATTTATATCCACTTAAAACAGGTAAAATCATGATTGGAGATTATGATATTAATTATATATCTAATTATTCTTTAAGAAATTTAGTTTCCGTGGTTCCTCAACAAATAGATTTGTTTTCAGGAAACGTTATTGAAAATATTGCTTTAGGAGAGGATTTTCCAGATATACATAAAATTTTAGACATTACTAAAAAGCTTGGAATATTAAATTTTGTAGAAAAACTTCCAAACGGTTTTCAAACTTATTTAGGTGAAAACGGAGCTTTGCTATCCGGTGGACAGAAACAAAGAATTGCCATTGCAAGAGCTTTATATAAAAATCCTGAGATTTTAATTTTGGACGAAGCTACTTCTTCATTGGATACAGAATCGGAATTAGTTATTCAAAATACATTGCAAGAATTTAAAAATCAAGGGAAAACTATGATTGTCATTGCACATCGTTTGAGTACGATTGCCAATGCTAATACGATTTTGGTAATGAAAGATGGACAAATTATAGAACAAGGCAGTCATATAGAACTTCTTGATAAAGATTCCGTTTATAAATCTATGTGGGAAAAACAAGGCAAAAAACTAACTTAAATATAATTGATGATTGATCTAATCTTAACCATACTTTTATTTATATTAGGAACAATATAAATCACATAAAATTGAAAAACCATTTGTTTTTTTCAAACATCTGCGTATTTTAGTTAAAAATATTAATATGCTATTGGATAAACTCATCAACTATCTCAAACTCGATAAACAGGAGTTTCTTTTTCAGTTCAGTTCACATCCTAATTACCCTTCAGCATTGGCTTTTAGCGATACTTTGAACTTTATGGGAGTAAGAAATGATGCGTACGAACTGGACAAAGAATATTGGGATGAACTACCTGAAGAATTTATCGCTATTGTTGATAATACCTTCTCTTTGGTTAAGAAAACAGGAAATAATTATTCAATATATTCAGATAAAGCGAAAACTTTAAATAAAGATGAGCTTCATAAAAAATCTACCGATTTCGTTTTGTTATTTGAAAAGGAAAATGCAGACACCAAAACGGTCACAAGCTATAAGCCTTTTATCTATGTCACACTTGCAATCATTGCGATTTATTCACTTCTGAATCACGCCTGGTATCAATTGGTATTCAATATTTTATCAATGATCGGAGTATATATTTCTCTGGAGATTTTCAACCAAAAATTTGGAAATACATCAGCAGTTATAGGAAGTATTTGTGGTGATACGGCAGACAGGCAGACTGTAAATTCCTGTAATAAAATCATCAATCAGGATAAAACAAGCATACTTGGATTAAAGTTTTCAGATTTTTCATTAATTTATTTTATCGGAATTACTATTCTCGGTTTATTTTTACCGGCCACTTCATTTATTATAAAAGGATTCACTTTTGCATCGGTGATTGCCATTGGATATTCATTATATATTCAGGGATTTGTAGAGAAAACTTTCTGCAGGGTTTGCCTGGTGATCATTTCAATTTTGGTTGCTCAACTGGTAATTGCGGTTTTCTTTTTTGATAACATTTATTTTGATTTAAAAACATCTTTATTAAGCCTTATCTTATGGATCACCTCTTTCTCATTGGTTTTATATTTAAACAATACATTAAACGAAAAGGACAGTCTACAAAAATCCAATACCAAAAACCTAAGATTTAAAAGAAATTATGACCTTTTTAAAAGAGAACTGACAGAAAAAGAAAAAATTACATTCAGTGACAATGAAACGTTCTCTGTAGGAAATAAAGATGCCAGATTGAAAATTTCAATTATATCAAATCCCTATTGTGGATTTTGTAAAGACGCCCACAAGATTATGGAAAATCTGCTGGAAAAATATCCCGATGAGATTTCCGTACAGATGAGATTTAATTATTCTCCCGACAAACAGAACGAAAAGTTCACCCATCTTATTTCAGATTTCACGTATGTCTACAAAAACAAGCCTGAAAAAGATTTTCTACAGACTGTTGAATATTGGTTCGAAACAAGAGATGAAGAAAAAATAAGACAAAAAACCGGCGCGACTTCAAGTCATGAAGATCTTACACCTTTAGTGAATATGTCTGCCGAAAACAGAGATGCCGGATTGAACTTCACTCCTATTATATTGCTCAACGGATATCAGTTCCCGGATAAGTATGACCGTGAAGATATCTATTATTTTATTGATGAATTGATAGAAGATGAAGAAATGTAAACATTGATAAAAAATCCTTAATTTAGAAAAGTTTAAAAAAAATCCAAGCAGAAAAAAACTGTCGTCACCATGACGGCAATTTATTTTAATACAAATCGATAAAAATTGAAATCTTTTCCCTTTTACCGCCAACCTGACTCCAAAGACTGCGGACCGACCTGTCTTCGTATTGTAAGCAAACATTACGGAAAAACCATTTCCTTACAACAAATCCGTAACCTCTCGGAAACGACCAGGGAAGGGAGCAGCCTGCTTGGGTTAAGTGATGCTGCCGAAGATTTGGGATTTCGTTCTTTGGGTGTTCAGATTAATTTCGAAACACTTGCCGAAGAAGTTCCTTTTCCATGCATTGTTCACTGGAACAAAAACCATTTCGTAATTGTCTATAAAATTGATAAAAATAATAAAGTCTATATTTCAGATCCGAGTTATGGCCTGATTACCTACAATAGAGAAGAATTCATAAAACTCTGGATCGGCGAAAATGCAAACGAAAAAACAGAAGAAGGAATTGCCTTAATCCTGGAAACCACGCCTGCTTTTTTTCAGACAGAGTTTGATGATCATGAAAGTAAGGCCAGCTTTAGCTTTTTGTCAAAATATTTATTAAAATACAAATCACTTGTCATTCAGCTTGCCGTCGGACTTTTGGCGGGAAGTTTACTGTCGCTTATTTTTCCTTTCCTTACGCAGAGTATTGTCGATGTCGGGATTCAGAATCAGGATCTTAATTTTATTTACCTTGTTCTTTTAGCACAAATAATGCTTTTTCTGGGCAGAATGGGAATTGAGGTGATCCGAAGCTGGATTTTACTTCACCTTTCTGCAAGAATCAATATTTCAATTATTTCCGATTTCTTTATTAAGCTCATGAAGCTGCCCATCAGTTTCTTTGATACGAGAATGACCGGAGATATCATGCAGAGAATCAACGACCATCACAGAATTGAACAGCTTCTTACAAGCTCTTCGCTCAACACCCTGTTTTCATTGGTCAACCTGATCATTTTCAGTATTGTTCTTTTACTTTATGATTACAGGCTGTTCATCGTTTACCTTGTCGGAGCCATTGCCTACATCGGATGGATCAGTTTTTTCCTTAATAAAAGAAAAGAACTCGACTACAAAAGATTCTCTCAGGTTTCTCAGGAGCAAAGTAAAGTGATTGAGCTTATCAACGGGATGCAGGAAATTAAAATGCATAATGCCGAAAAACAAAAACGCTGGGATTGGGAATTTTTGCAGGTAAAATTATTTAAAATAAGAATAAAATCGCTCTCCCTTGAACAATGGCAGTCTGTTGGAGGAAATTTTATCAACCAAATGAAAGATATTCTGGTAAGTTTTCTATCTGCTAAGCTTGTTTTAAGTGGAAATTTAACGTTGGGGATGATGCTTTCCGTTCAGTACATTATTGGGCAGCTGAATAGTCCGTTGTTACAATTGATTGATTTTATTAAACAAACCCAGGATGCCAAAATTTCATTGGAACGATTGGGTGAAATTCACGATAAGGATGATGAAGAAAGCAAAGACGAGCAGTATATTCACGATCTTCCCCAAAAAGATATTGAAATAGATAATGTTTCTTTCAGATATATTGGTTCGGATGCTTATGTTTTCGAAAATTTAACGTTAAATATTCCTTTTCAAAAAACAACAGCCATCGTAGGAGCCAGCGGGAGCGGAAAAACGACTCTTTTAAAATTATTAATGAAATTTTACGAACCTACACAGGGCGAAATAAAACTGGGAAACACAAAACTGAAAAATATTTCTCCAAGATTCTGGAGAGATCACTGCGGAGTTGTCATGCAGGAAGGTTATGTTTTCAATGATACGATTGCGAATAATGTTGCTGTGGGGGAAGATTATGTGGATAAGCAAAAGTTGAGAAGAGCTGTAGAAATCGCCAATATTAAAGACTTTATCGAAGAATTGCCCTTAAGCTACAACACCAAAATCGGTAACGAAGGATTGGGAATAAGCGGCGGTCAAAAGCAAAGACTTTTCATTGCCAGAGCCGTTTACAAATCTCCCGAATATATTTTCTTTGATGAAGCCACCTCTGCGCTTGACGCCAATAATGAGAGAGTTATCATGGAAAATCTCGAACAATTCTTCAAAGGAAAAACCGCAATTGTCATTGCACACAGACTTTCCACAGTGAAACACGCCGATAAGATCGTTGTTTTGGATAAAGGAAAAGTTGTGGAAGAAGGAAATCATGCCGAATTGGTCGCTTTGAAGGGCGAATACTACAGATTGGTAAAAAATCAATTGGAATTAGGAAATTGATTAATATTTTCATTAAATTTAAATAACCAACTCAAAATCTTATAGTTATGAAAAATTTAAGAAAAATCGAAAGAAAAAACTTAAGAGAAGTGCATGGTGCAGGTCCAATTCCTGTATTTCCTTGCAATTGTTTCTGTTACATCAACAATGTGAAACAATGGAATGCATGCAACCGTTATTGTCCGGATGGTGACATTCCGGGAGTAGAACCGGGTAATAATCCTAAATGTGATTATACATTACCATTATAAGAATTTTCAGTAATCTTGAAATTGAGATTATTGAAACCCCTTTCAGAGTTTTCGAACTCTGAAAGGGGTTTATAAAATTTTAAACAACAAATGACACAAAAAGACATTTTAGACAATATTGAACTACGCTCCGAAAGCGTTCAGGATATTCTCACACAACCTCCTCATTGGATGATCCGCTGGGGAAATAGCATTATTTTTATCATTCTTGTGCTCATTTTAATCATGAGCTATATAATAAAATACCCGGAATTTGTTCCTGCCCCGATTGTGGTAACCTCCCAGAATCCACCGGAAAAACTGGAAGCAAGAACCAATTCTAAAATCGAAAAAATATTCATTAAAAACCATCAACAGGTTAAAAAAAATGAAGTTTTGATGGTGATGCAGTCTACGGCAAACTATAAAGATGTTTTAGAACTAAAAAGATTGATCGATTCGATTGCTCCCAACCAGCTGGCTTCTTTTCCGCTTCAGGAAACTTCGCATTTTAAATTAGGCGAATTGCAGGGTGATTACAACAATTTTGCAAAAGCTTTTCAGGATGAAGCTTTATTTACAAGACTTCAGCCTTATGCCCCGGAAAATTTAGCCGCTAATCAGAGTCTTTCCGAATATAAAATAAGAACGGCAACGCTCAGACAACAAAAAAGCCTGGAACAGGCAAAATATGAGCTGACCAAGAAAAATTATCAGCGTTCCCAGGAATTATTCAACCAGGGTGTTATCGCTGCCGTAGAACTGGAAAACGAAAAAATAAAATACCTTCAGGCTCAACAAAATCTGGAAAACATTACGATTTCCCTTTCTCAGATCGAAGAAGGAATTTCAAATCTCAATAAAACAAAAAGTGGAACCGCCATCAATACAGAAAAAGATAAGATTACTTACTCTTCTCAGACACTGCAGTTATTTGAGCAATTAAGAAAATCATTAAAACAATGGGAACAAAGCTACCTGATCATTTCCAATACGGAAGGTCTTGCAAGTTTTCAGCAGTTTTTTGGCGAAAATCAGTTTGTAAAGGCTGGAGATGTCATTATCTCTATCTTACCTAAAAACAAGGAAAATTTGGTAGGCAGAATGGCTGTACCGGCAACCAATTCAGGGAAGGTGACTCCCGGAGAAAAAGTTTTAATCAAACTTGACAATTACCGCTATCAGGAATATGGCATTGTAGAAGGTAAAGTGCAAAATATTTCCCTCTCACCTGACAAAGACGGAAATTATTATGTTGATGTTATTCTTCCTAAAGGTTTAAAAACAAGCTATCATAAAAATCTTCCTTTTGATAAAGAGCTTAAAGGTAATGCTGAAATCGTTACACAGGATTTAAGATTAATCGAAAGATTTTTCTATCAAATGAGAAAATTGCTAGGATATCAAAGCTAAGACAGGAAATCTATAGAAAAATAAAAACCGAAACATATCTGTTTCGGTTTTATATTTTGTAGCGAAGACGGGATTTGAACCCGTGACCTTTGGGTTATGAATCCAACGCTCTAACCACCTGAGCTACCTCGCCGTTTTCGTGGTGCAAATATAGGAAAATATTCGCTACCACCAAATTTATTTTAACTTAAAATATTCCAAAACATCGCCAACATGATCTGGTTTACTGATTATCTTATTGTTAGCATCCAAAATAAAATACGTCGGAGTTGCATGAACATTGTACGTATCTACATAAGTACTGTTCCATCCTCTCAATTCTGAATCATTGACCCAAGGAAATGCCGATATTTTTTTAGTATAAGAGTCTTTGTCTACATCCAATGACAATCCTACTACCTGAACGTTTTTAGTCTTCAGATCGTTGTATTTTGCCAGTAATTGAGGAAGTTCGCTTTCACAGTGTGAGCAGGTAGAAGACCAGAATACCACAACTTTTTTATCAGCTTTGATATCGTAAAGCGATTTTGCAGTTGTATTTACTGGTGCCTGGAACTTATAGTTAGGAAATCCAGCTCCCATTTCCACATTCGCATTGGATTTTAAAGTAGAGGCCAACCTGTCTGTGATCGTACATTTAAGGTCTTTGGCTAGGTTAAGGTATTTATTTTTATAGTCTGCCATTTCATAGACATCAAAAATATCAATCAGCTCAGATAAAACTACCTGTCCTCTTGGTGTTTCTACTTTTAATCTGTCTAAAAGCTTATCTACAGAAGCTGTAACATTGGTATTTCCTCCGGAATTAAGATATCCCACCAAAATAGGTCTTAATAGTGATGATGTCTCCAACATGTCATTAGACTTATCAATAAAAGTAATAATCTCCTCCTGGTTTACCTTTTTAGAGGCATCATTAGAAAGATATTTATTGTAGTTTGTATTATAATAATAAATGAATGGATGCTGAGTCTGATCAACTCCGCTTAATCCTCCGGAAAGTCTGTTGATTTCTGTTTTCAAAGCTTTTCCAAACTCTGTATCATCTTTATAATATTCTTTGATTTGAGACAACGCTGGTAGAATCAATTCCTTTTTCTGAGATCCTTCCTGAATTTTGCTCATAATATCATTCGCTTCATCCAGGTAAACCACGTTTTTAATTTTATTGGTTTGAGTCTCAAGCTTAACATTTACATTTTTATTTTCAGAAATAAAATTGAATGTATTGTTTGAACTAGGGAAATAGACTTTCATCATTCCCATATAATTTTTCGGATACTTGAAAGTCCAGGTATTGTTTTTACTTTGCTCTTTCGATACAATGATATCCTTAGAACCATTTAAAGTATATAGAATCGCATCTTGATCTTTGAAATCCGGCGGCGTCTGAATCGTAACAGTAAACTGAGCCTGTATAGAAAATGCAGCTAATAATGCTGAAATTGTATAAATCTTTTTCATATCGTAAAAATAAAAAAACTCTCTGAGTAAACAGAGAGTTTAATATTATTTTAATAAAATTTTATATTTTATTGCTTGAATATTTCTTTGTAAAGAATGCAATAAACATTACTGCAATCATACCCAGAACATATACATACATATCAATCGGCGAAGCCGGTGCTCCCGGACCTACACCTCCACCACCACTTCCTGGATTTGGCGGTTGTGCATTAACCAATAAAACGGCTAAAAGAAAAAGAGCTGATACTAGTTTATTTATAGTTTTCATATATTTTATTTTAAGATTTTTGTGTTAACAGTTTCTCCCTTGTCTGAAACGATTTTTACTACATAAGAATTTTTAATTTTACCATCAAGTTCAATTACAAAATCTGTAGAAGTACTAACCGCTTTTTTAGAGATTACTAATTTACCACTCATATCATAAACCTCAATATCTGCTTTTTTCCAGTTCGGATCAAATCTAACAACGTAGTTTGTAATTTGTGGGTTATAAACTACCATTGTTCTTGAAGGAGTAACGTCTGGCTTACTTACCGCCAACACAACGCTACTAGGTTCTCCATAGTATAGATCAAATTCTGCTGCACTTGCAGGAACAACATCTCCTTGCTTAGCTTGCTGAGCAATTCCGTTTGGTGCTTTAAAATAGAATCCAGTTCCAGAAGATAAGGCATGAGTCCCGTCACTTACCAATTCTGCATTTTCTCTAATTTCGAATTTGTAAGATTTAACTTTATTCATGTCATAGTTTACTAACTTAATATTTTTTCCTTTGAAATTATTTTCGTTAGCTTCATTAATATATAACCAGTACTGACCAGTATAGTTATTGTCATAACCACCAGTTAGAGCTTCTTCGAAAGTACCCACAAGGTCAGCTGAAGTTGCTTTTACCTGAGTTTTTGCATCTGTAGAAGAGTGTCCCGTCGTTCCGTTAGGATAAACTACATAGTACGTTCTGCCTACTTCTTTTCCGTTAGCATCAAGAGCAACAACTCCTAATTGCTTAACAGTTCCAATTTTTGCAGCATTTTTATTAGCAACAACGCTATAATCAGTTCCTGCTGCTCTACTATAATAATTAAATCTTCTAAGATTCGCAAAATTAAACGAATCAGAAGCTGTATTATTAAGTAACTTAATTGCAAAAGTACCCATAGGTCTTACCATCATATAATCTACGTCACCTGTAGGTACCCCTGAAGTAAACGTAATAAATTTATATGAAGCTGAACCTGTACCACCTGTTTGAGTAGTAGTTACTCCGGAAACTTCTAATCTAACCCCTTGAATAGTTGTTAAATTAACACCATCTCCATTAGGGCCTTCATTAACAGCAATTCTTGACAAATCTAAGTTGGTTAAGAAGGGATTTGAGAACTGATACCAGTTCTTACCATAACTACCCTGCCAAGGTGTAGTTTCGAAACCATCCTGCAGATAAGTATTATACTTCTCGTTATACTGGTTTGTAGAGTTACCGTTTGTACCAAAATTTACAGAAGCACCAGCTCCTTGTAAAGGAATCGCTGTAGCAGCATCATCCGCAACCGGACGACCTTTTACAACTCTAGTAGTATTACTCACGTCAAGACCAGTACCACCCAACATATAATAAGCAGTTCCCGGCTTAGCTACTCCTAATTTTGATGAAGTAGAGAAGTTTTCAGAAACTACAGTTGAGTTATTCCAAGTAAGAATCTCATTTTTAGAATACCTTGTATTAGTAAAAGTTTTACCTAACTCCGCACTCAATGTAGAGGCAGTTTTATCATAGAAAGGCAAACCAATCTGTTGGTAAGTTCCATGATTTACAGCTCTAAATTCCTGATCTACAATACCTGTAAGGTTTGCTTGAGGAATCCCTGAAATGAATAATTGTCCGTAAGTATAAACGGGAGTAGCAGAAGAACTATTCGTATTTACCTGATTGTAAGCAGTAGGTTCGTTAAGCATGTTAACGAAATTACCACCACCGGTAGCTTCTGTTTTATCTACGTTAGAAGCATCAATTGTTTTAAAAGAATCTGATGCAGCTCCGGAAACCATAATGTTTCCATGATTTTCAACTTTCCCCGTAGCTTTCATTTGTAGGCCACCACCACTGTATAGTAGGGTGCCTTTACTCACATACGTTGTAGCAGCGTCATCTACGTGTACTAGAACATTCTGCGCCTGAACAGAACTTACCACTGCCAATAATCCAATAGCAAATAAACTTTTTCTCATTGTATATAATTATTTGTGTGTTAATACAATATCTCAACTGCAAAGGTATGTTTTTTTACAGAAAAAACAAAATATTTTTTATTTATTAACAAAAATATTATCTTCTGTTAATATTATTTCCTTTTCTTCACCTATTGAAAACATATAGTCTTCAAGCACTTTTTCGGTAGTTCCGCGAAGTCCTCTCGCCCCTAATCCTTTTTCAATAGTTTCCTCAACAATCTTTTCAATTGCGCCATCTGTGAATACCAAATTTGTGCCATCCATTTTGAAAAGCTCTATAAATTGATTCACAATAGAGTTTTTCGGCTCCTTCATGATTCTTACCATCGTCTCTTTTGTGAGTTTATCGAGATAAGTAATGATTGGAAATCTTCCCAAAAGTTCGGGAATTAATCCGAAAGAACGAAGGTCAATTGCATTAATATTTGTTAATATATATTCTTCTTCGTCTGTTTTATTGATTTTTTCGAAGCTGAAACCAATGGCCTGCTTGTTCATTCTTCGCTCAATGATTTCTTTAATTCCGTCAAAAGCACCTCCGGCGATGAACAAAATATTCTGTGTATTTACCTGAATATATTTCTGATCCGGATGTTTTCTTCCTCCCTGAGGCGGTACATTTACAATACTTCCTTCCAGCAATTTCAACAATCCCTGCTGAACTCCCTCTCCCGAAACATCTCTTGTAATGCTCGGATTATCAGATTTTCTGGCAATTTTATCAATCTCATCGATAAATACGATTCCTCTTTCCGCTTTTTCTACATCATAATCTGCAACCATTAAAAGTCTGGAAAGAATGCTTTCAACATCTTCTCCTACATAGCCGGCTTCCGTTAAAATAGTGGCATCGACGATACAGAACGGAACATTAAGTTCTCTTGCGATGGTTTTTGCCAACAAAGTTTTACCGGTTCCCGTTTCACCAATCATGATGATGTTCGATTTTTCCAGCTCGACCTCTCTGTTTTCGTCCTGAGCATGAAGCAGTCTTTTATAATGATTATAAACCGCAATCGATAATTGTTTTTTAGCCTGATCCTGTCCTATTACGTACTGATCAAGAAATTCTTTAATCTCTTTAGGCTTTTTAAGTTCGTCTATATTTTCTGCAGGTGAATATCCCGCCTTTGAAG is a genomic window of Chryseobacterium wanjuense containing:
- a CDS encoding HlyD family secretion protein gives rise to the protein MFKKSIYIGILILVITLLCILPIIKVPISSSSRGVIRSVQENTKISAIVSGRIIYSKLEKNNQEIKQGDTLLIVTAEQLDTQKNLQNSQSSDYSAQLQDLNKLTRGQISGLQTGQYQRELSAMQEKIAQVQTQLSLAQKDFDRAATLYNQGVIPKAEYDKFFYNLQGLKNQIAGIREQQIAQWQTQKREVERQIRSLGSEVQRINQEQKNYIITAPISGRLVNFSGIQKNNFLTQGQDIGEISPEVSLVAECLVSPKDIGFIHTGQTVKYQIDTYNYNQWGLLEGRVSEIDQNIKINEQTGEAFFRVLCQMDKNYLQLKNGYKGQIDKGMTFTARFHLIDRTLWQLLFDRVDDWFNPKLK
- a CDS encoding peptidase domain-containing ABC transporter, with translation MKKNILIRQHDIKDCGAACLASVAIHYGLKMPIAKIRQICHTDTRGTNVLGLIQGLEQMGFNAKGVKGGIDALPELPLPAIAHVVVNGQMHHYVVVYKVAKDKITVMDPARGKLEDYKIEEFSKIWTGVLILLEPNEYFEQRNEKTSLYKRFWNLVQPHKSILIQALLGALVYTILGLSTSIYIEKITDYVLIDGNKRLLNLLSVGMIVILLFQIFIGAMKSILVLQTGQKMDKHLILGYYKHLLKLPQRFFDTMKVGEIISRVNDAVKIRTFINDVSIQIFVNIFIIIFSFALMFTYYWKLALITALVIPFYFLVYWITNKLNKKAERQLMEESAELESHLVESITSVKTIKQFGVETFANNKTDNTFSKLLKTIYASVMNALFSGNSSEFLSRIFTIVLLWAGSGYVIDRVITPGELLSFYALIGYFTSPVSQLIGMNKTIQNALIAADRLFEIMDLEREENTEKIDITSENIGDIQFKDVSFSYGSRTEVFTNFNSLIKKGETTAIVGESGSGKTTLASLIQNLYPLKTGKIMIGDYDINYISNYSLRNLVSVVPQQIDLFSGNVIENIALGEDFPDIHKILDITKKLGILNFVEKLPNGFQTYLGENGALLSGGQKQRIAIARALYKNPEILILDEATSSLDTESELVIQNTLQEFKNQGKTMIVIAHRLSTIANANTILVMKDGQIIEQGSHIELLDKDSVYKSMWEKQGKKLT
- a CDS encoding thioredoxin domain-containing protein, whose translation is MLLDKLINYLKLDKQEFLFQFSSHPNYPSALAFSDTLNFMGVRNDAYELDKEYWDELPEEFIAIVDNTFSLVKKTGNNYSIYSDKAKTLNKDELHKKSTDFVLLFEKENADTKTVTSYKPFIYVTLAIIAIYSLLNHAWYQLVFNILSMIGVYISLEIFNQKFGNTSAVIGSICGDTADRQTVNSCNKIINQDKTSILGLKFSDFSLIYFIGITILGLFLPATSFIIKGFTFASVIAIGYSLYIQGFVEKTFCRVCLVIISILVAQLVIAVFFFDNIYFDLKTSLLSLILWITSFSLVLYLNNTLNEKDSLQKSNTKNLRFKRNYDLFKRELTEKEKITFSDNETFSVGNKDARLKISIISNPYCGFCKDAHKIMENLLEKYPDEISVQMRFNYSPDKQNEKFTHLISDFTYVYKNKPEKDFLQTVEYWFETRDEEKIRQKTGATSSHEDLTPLVNMSAENRDAGLNFTPIILLNGYQFPDKYDREDIYYFIDELIEDEEM
- a CDS encoding peptidase domain-containing ABC transporter, giving the protein MKSFPFYRQPDSKDCGPTCLRIVSKHYGKTISLQQIRNLSETTREGSSLLGLSDAAEDLGFRSLGVQINFETLAEEVPFPCIVHWNKNHFVIVYKIDKNNKVYISDPSYGLITYNREEFIKLWIGENANEKTEEGIALILETTPAFFQTEFDDHESKASFSFLSKYLLKYKSLVIQLAVGLLAGSLLSLIFPFLTQSIVDVGIQNQDLNFIYLVLLAQIMLFLGRMGIEVIRSWILLHLSARINISIISDFFIKLMKLPISFFDTRMTGDIMQRINDHHRIEQLLTSSSLNTLFSLVNLIIFSIVLLLYDYRLFIVYLVGAIAYIGWISFFLNKRKELDYKRFSQVSQEQSKVIELINGMQEIKMHNAEKQKRWDWEFLQVKLFKIRIKSLSLEQWQSVGGNFINQMKDILVSFLSAKLVLSGNLTLGMMLSVQYIIGQLNSPLLQLIDFIKQTQDAKISLERLGEIHDKDDEESKDEQYIHDLPQKDIEIDNVSFRYIGSDAYVFENLTLNIPFQKTTAIVGASGSGKTTLLKLLMKFYEPTQGEIKLGNTKLKNISPRFWRDHCGVVMQEGYVFNDTIANNVAVGEDYVDKQKLRRAVEIANIKDFIEELPLSYNTKIGNEGLGISGGQKQRLFIARAVYKSPEYIFFDEATSALDANNERVIMENLEQFFKGKTAIVIAHRLSTVKHADKIVVLDKGKVVEEGNHAELVALKGEYYRLVKNQLELGN
- a CDS encoding bacteriocin-like protein, yielding MKNLRKIERKNLREVHGAGPIPVFPCNCFCYINNVKQWNACNRYCPDGDIPGVEPGNNPKCDYTLPL